From Fusarium fujikuroi IMI 58289 draft genome, chromosome FFUJ_chr07, a single genomic window includes:
- a CDS encoding related to vegetatible incompatibility protein HET-E-1: protein MGFSRAKDDSPRSSRSRFSASDEGPLSPDSFLGHYPWPSTSTVAHKRYETRHVPNDADKEKQIEAFYNDLIWLDPSYAKDALRTQQGPRAPKTCEWIMNVPEVKSWLQPESENQQVLWLSGTQGRGKSTLGVFLAERLTSNFATDPTKTCAYFFCDPNDSQRNTAQGILRGLLTQLFQNHPHSLSDRIRRRHAHRGSRVFEKPQALWNLLVEVAFRSDRQIFCVIDGLDECDAASRTILLELMEQTFHGPKPAVNLNILILSRPSSKIYEYLGEFVHRDLDSFSQSKHDVEIFINQRVRHIAIKRGWSGTSTTQVKRVFQAKSEYNFHWVRLASESICKLRCAEDAIKFLKGLPNGSELPAPSASANHKRDNLEYLGFGNTDEDREKHHARLKSPFVSAILTGRVEMLAFLLKKGEPLTPYTIRAAARWGCPGMLEKMMTLRRDEISRDQDLSCSTAECASAEMMDIIFDHPDFKWSDAAMIGAIRNQRHGLQILTLLFELHGDDIELDEWMLESIASTCHPRTMDYLLTQHGTRIAITPAVAEKAIENRQGPAMLRVLLKHRAHEGFVDEKLMTLALANTRCRPDFMAIFLEMPAAQVRFTKQVVLAAIASPQKDTDDWAPEVLEMLLANRAADVDVDEEIAIETLRELGFPGLQVLFEHKDESVRITQPLLDAAVGVCSAREFVVLAERAEDEFKITQDMLINTTSNARHGDRLLPVMLRYLKDSLTIGQDAIEAFLKAGQIGFKGLLILLLRDRGCSVNLTRGALRSWIRDDQVCRGSLAFLFVALHSGWCKLSDEMTGSRLERLEELIKHYAELDDVRQVFAEAMERSKKEMRGA from the exons ATGGGCTTCTCAAGAGCGAAAGACGACTCCCCGCGATCTTCGAGGTCGCGGTTCTCTGCCTCTGATGAAGGACCTCTATCGCCGGATAGCTTCTTAGGACACTATCCGTGGCCGAGCACAAGCACTGTAGCTCATAAGCGCTATGAAACGCGTCACGTTCCAA ATGATGCGGACAAGGAAAAGCAGATTGAAGCTTTCTACAACGATCTCATCTGGTTGGATCCCTCATATGCAAAGGATGCGCTCAGAACACAGCAGGGTCCAAGGGCGCCCAAGACCTGTGAATGGATTATGAATGTGCCAGAAGTTAAGAGCTGGCTTCAACCAGAGTCAGAAAACCAGCAAGTTTTATGGCTTTCTGGGACTCAGGGAAGAGGAAAGTCGACATTGGGTGTCTTTCTCGCCGAAAGGCTCACAAGTAACTTCGCGACTGATCCCACAAAAACCTGTGCGTACTTCTTCTGCGACCCGAATGATTCGCAGAGGAACACGGCCCAGGGTATTCTACGAGGTCTCCTCACTCAGCTCTTTCAGAACCATCCCCACTCCCTCAGCGACAGAATCCGCAGGAGACATGCGCATCGCGGCTCTCGAGTCTTTGAGAAACCTCAAGCACTGTGGAACTTACTGGTCGAGGTTGCTTTCAGATCTGACCGTCAAATCTTCTGCGTCATCGATGGGTTAGATGAGTGCGACGCGGCCTCTCGAACGATCCTGCTGGAGTTGATGGAGCAGACGTTCCATGGCCCGAAACCAGCTGTGAATCTCAACATTCTCATTTTGAGTCGACCAAGTTCAAAGATTTATGAGTACCTGGGCGAGTTCGTCCACCGAGATCTGGACTCATTCTCCCAGTCGAAgcatgatgttgagatcttcatcaaccagcGCGTGCGACACATCGCGATCAAGCGAGGATGGTCAGGGACAAGTACCACCCAGGTCAAGCGAGTATTCCAAGCAAAGTCGGAGTACAACTTCCACTGGGTGCGATTGGCCAGCGAGAGCATCTGCAAGCTTCGTTGTGCCGAGGATGCAATCAAGTTCCTCAAAGGATTACCCAATGGCTCGGAATTGCCCGCCCCCAGCGCATCCGCAAACCACAAACGCGATAACCTTGAGTACTTGGGATTTGGTAACACAGATGAAGATAGAGAAAAGCACCATGCGAGACTCAAGTCGCCGTTTGTTAGTGCGATACTCACCGGAAGAGTTGAGATGCTGGCGTTTCTTCTCAAAAAGGGCGAGCCTTTGACGCCTTACACCAttcgagcagcagcaagatggGGATGTCCTGGGATGCTAGAAAAGATGATGACACTCCGAAGAGATGAAATTTCACGCGATCAAGATCTTTCCTGCTCCACGGCAGAATGTGCTAGcgctgagatgatggatATTATTTTCGATCATCCCGATTTCAAATGGAGCGACGCAGCAATGATCGGAGCGATAAGGAATCAACGGCATGGACTCCAAATACTGACGTTACTATTTGAACTCCACGGGGATGACATCGAACTGGACGAGTGGATGTTGGAGAGTATTGCGAGCACATGCCACCCCAGGACCATGGATTATTTGCTCACACAGCATGGAACACGAATTGCAATCACACCGGCCGTTGCCGAGAAGGCTATCGAGAACCGTCAGGGTCCAGCCATGCTTAGAGTTCTTCTTAAACACCGGGCACATGAGGGCTTTGTCGATGAGAAGCTCATGACACTGGCTCTTGCCAACACCCGATGCCGACCTGACTTTATGGCCATCTTTCTCGAAATGCCAGCAGCCCAAGTTCGATTCACGAAACAAGTCGTCCTAGCAGCGATAGCTTCACCACAGAAAGACACCGACGACTGGGCCCCTGAAGTTCTCGAGATGCTTCTTGCCAATCGTGCTGCCGACGTTGACGTCGACGAGGAGATTGCCATTGAGACATTACGGGAGCTTGGATTCCCTGGCTTGCAAGTTCTCTTCGAGCACAAAGATGAGAGCGTACGGATCACACAGCCACTCTTGGACGCTGCAGTGGGCGTTTGCTCAGCAAGGGAGTTTGTTGTATTGGCGGAGAGAGCTGAGGATGAGTTCAAGATCACACAGGATATGCTTATCAACACGACATCCAACGCGCGACATGGCGATAGATTGCTGCCAGTGATGTTGAGATATCTCAAGGATTCTCTTACCATCGGACAAGATGCTATTGAAGCATTCTTGAAGGCTGGGCAGATTGGCTTCAAGGGCTTGCTTATCCTCTTACTAAGAGACCGTGGCTGCAGTGTCAACCTTACAAGAGGCGCACTCCGTTCTTGGATCCGAGATGACCAAGTCTGCCGTGGGAGCTTAGCATTCCTTTTTGTTGCACTTCATTCTGGATGGTGCAAGTTGTCGGATGAGATGACGGGCTCCAGGCTGGAGAGACTGGAGGAACTGATCAAGCATTATGCCGAGTTGGATGATGTGCGGCAAGTATTTGCTGAGGCGATGGAACGttccaagaaggagatgcgAGGAGCTTGA
- a CDS encoding probable aspartic proteinase, pepstatin-sensitive, which translates to MKGALLTAAALLGSAQAGVHKMKLNKVPLADQLATNSVEDHLQSLGQKYLGASRPKNAADYAFATNTVNVEGGHPVPVSNFMNAQYFSEITIGTPPQSFKVVLDTGSSNLWVPSQQCGSIACYLHSKYDSSASSTYKENGTEFEIHYGSGSLSGFVSNDVVSIGDLEIKDQDFAEATKEPGLAFAFGRFDGILGLGYDRIAVNGMVPPFYQMVNQKLLDEPVFAFYLDNQDGESEATFGGIDKSKFTGDIEYIPLRRKAYWEVDLEAIAFGDEVAEQENTGAILDTGTSLNVLPSALAELLNKEIGAKKGYNGQYTIECDKRASLPDITFNLAGSNYSLPATDYILEVQGSCISTFQGMDFPEPVGPLVILGDAFLRRYYSVYDLGKNAVGLARAK; encoded by the exons ATGAAGGGCGCTCTTCTCACTGCTGCCGCGCTCCTGGGCTCTGCCCAGGCCGGTGTTCACAAGatgaagctcaacaaggTTCCTCTTGCCGACCAGCTC GCTACCAACTCCGTTGAGGACCACCTCCAGAGCCTCGGCCAGAAGTACCTCGGTGCCTCCCGCCCCAAGAATGCTGCCGATTACGCTTTCGCTACCAACACCGTCAACGTCGAGGGTGGCCATCCCGTCCCCGTCTCCAACTTCATGAACGCTCAGT ACTTCTCCGAGATCACCATCGGTACTCCTCCCCAGAGCTTCAAGGTTGTCCTCGACACTGGTAGCTCTAACCTCTGGGTTCCTTCCCAGCAGTGCGGCAGCATCGCCTGCTACCTCCACTCCAAGTACGACTCGTCCGCTTCCTCAACTTACAAGGAGAATGGCACCGAGTTCGAGATCCACTACGGATCTGGCAGCTTGTCTGGTTTCGTCTCCAATGATGTTGTCTCCATCGGCGAcctcgagatcaaggaccAGGACTTCGCTGAGGCTACTAAGGAGCCCGGCCTGGCTTTCGCCTTCGGCCGCTTCGACGGTATCCTTGGACTCGGCTATGACCGCATTGCCGTAAATGGCATGGTCCCTCCTTTCTACCAGATGGTCAACCAGAAGCTTCTGGATGAGCCCGTCTTTGCTTTCTACCTTGACAACCAGGACGGCGAGAGCGAGGCGACCTTTGGAGGTATCGACAAGTCCAAGTTCACTGGAGATATCGAGTACATTCCCCTCCGCCGCAAGGCTTATTGGGAGGTTGACCTCGAAGCTATTGCTTTCGGCGATGAGGTTGCTGAGCAGGAGAACACTGGTGCCATCCTTGACACCGGTACCTCCCTGAACGTTCTCCCCAGCGCTCTCGCTGAGCTTCTGAACAAGGAGATTGGCGCTAAGAAGGGCTACAACGGCCAGTATACCATTGAGTGCGACAAGCGCGCTTCTCTTCCTGACATCACCTTCAACCTTGCTGGATCCAACTACAGTCTCCCTGCCACCGACTACATCCTCGAGGTTCAGGGCAGCTGTATCTCTACCTTCCAGGGCATGGACTTCCCCGAGCCTGTGGGACCTCTTGTTATTCTCGGTGACGCTTTCCTGCGACGATACTACTCTGTCTACGACCTCGGCAAGAACGCCGTTGGTCTGGCTCGTGCCAAGTAA
- a CDS encoding related to protein RMD1, required for meiotic division, with amino-acid sequence MRNSSQRITLNVARLFHTSVAGPRLRPHRQFHLTSLASFPRKRSFFTSNPYLSQVDDGSRSASEISKEEKGPASSKRKPTRSNTAKNSLRRVAIIAQQPKRGATAPGSPSDEPSNVVSATCVAESFKMPVVLEILSSHGFDIDPDGTGFDANEVVHARGVNGGDIFVFPSGTIVTWSLPPDVVTRQIMRAAEEAHSIESREFEDLEFTTDTNREASVLKGDVIVLGTRKEHKEADKLDTTLAKVAFSSGLARSTKLAVLETALTSYFESTRNIPALLSQGAGVPLGRKFILQKTGELLSLRARLNHYSELTDSLPDIFWDTSSDLGLEGYYEQVGRALDVNVRIRALNQKMDYAAEIASVLREMSSEQHGTRLEWIIIVLIAVEVIFELRRIVLEMLQERQERKLAAELAKPTVPPPA; translated from the coding sequence ATGAGGAATTCCTCCCAGCGAATCACCCTCAATGTCGCCCGCCTCTTTCACACCTCAGTCGCCGGGCCACGGTTGAGGCCTCATCGACAATTCCATCTCACCTCTTTGGCTAGCTTCCCTCGAAAGCGAAGCTTCTTCACCTCGAATCCCTACCTGTCTCAAGTCGACGACGGTTCCCGTTCCGCTTCCGAGATCtccaaggaagagaaaggtcctgcttcttcaaagagGAAGCCAACTCGATCGAATACGGCCAAGAATTCATTACGTCGAGTTGCCATCATTGCCCAGCAGCCCAAACGAGGCGCAACAGCACCAGGAAGTCCCAGCGATGAACCCTCCAATGTGGTCAGCGCGACCTGCGTCGCAGAATCATTCAAGATGCCTGTAGTTCTCGAGATTCTCTCATCGCATGGTTTTGACATTGACCCGGATGGCACGGGATTCGACGCAAACGAGGTGGTCCATGCAAGAGGTGTAAATGGTGGAGACATCTTTGTCTTTCCGTCTGGCACAATCGTAACATGGTCGCTGCCTCCAGATGTCGTTACCAGACAGATCATGCGTGCTGCCGAAGAGGCGCACTCCATTGAAAGTCGGGAGTTTGAGGATCTCGAATTCACAACCGATACAAACCGAGAAGCAAGTGTGCTTAAGGGCGATGTTATCGTTCTTGGTACTCGCAAGGAGCACAAGGAGGCTGACAAGCTAGACACTACTCTAGCAAAGGTGGCTTTCTCGTCGGGTCTGGCTCGAAGCACAAAACTTGCTGTTCTCGAAACGGCTTTGACGTCGTACTTTGAAAGCACACGCAACATCCCCGCACTACTTTCACAAGGTGCTGGTGTACCTCTCGGTCGAAAGTTCATCCTACAAAAAACAGGCGAACTCCTCAGTCTGCGTGCTCGTCTCAACCATTACTCTGAACTCACCGACTCATTGCCAGATATCTTCTGGGACACCAGCTCCGATCTTGGTCTAGAAGGTTACTACGAACAAGTTGGTCGTGCACTCGATGTAAACGTGCGTATCCGCGCACTAAACCAGAAGATGGACTACGCCGCCGAAATTGCGAGTGTTCTGCGCGAGATGTCCAGTGAGCAACATGGCACTCGCCTAGAATGGATCATCATCGTGCTCATTGCCGTCGAGGTGATCTTTGAGTTACGTCGCATTGTCCTTGAGATGCTCCAGGAACGACAAGAACGGAAGCTTGCGGCTGAACTGGCAAAGCCTACGGTGCCACCACCAGCATAG
- a CDS encoding related to nucleoside-diphosphate-sugar epimerases: MAAIEYFLIAGATGRQGGATVDALLTHPDIKIKPKQVYALTRQASGSGAVKLREKYGDINIVAGDLNNPEAILQQLDKTILPKTGIFLAQAHGPTEVSDAKGLIDSAARNGILYFVYSSVDRGGRELSDKDPSYCKTFSDKFLIEKHLIDTWSNSKMDYTILRPTWFADNAWWGFPGQLCMTGWRDNMAGKKMQVTVTKDIGRWAVEGLVRPDRTKIRNQALSIASEELSFKDIDGIFIKHTGNGVPVSYGLLTRFIIWMIKDLNTMFGFIGERPYGADLAWLKTQLEPTTFEQWVKTDVPGRDNTKA, translated from the coding sequence ATGGCCGCCATTGAATACTTTCTCATCGCTGGCGCAACGGGTCGTCAAGGCGGCGCAACTGTCGATGCCCTCCTCACTCACCCCGACATCAAAATAAAACCAAAGCAAGTCTACGCACTGACTCGCCAAGCTTCTGGGTCAGGAGCCGTCAAACTCCGTGAGAAGTACGGCGACATCAATATTGTTGCTGGCGACTTGAACAACCCTGAAGCAATTCTCCAACAACTGGACAAGACCATCCTTCCCAAAACTGGCATCTTTCTCGCTCAAGCCCATGGACCGACTGAAGTCAGCGACGCAAAAGGGCTTATCGATTCTGCTGCGAGGAATGGTATTCTCTACTTTGTGTATTCTTCTGTTGATCGTGGCGGCCGAGAACTCAGTGATAAGGACCCTTCGTACTGCAAGACATTCTCCGACAAATTCCTCATCGAGAAGCACCTCATCGATACCTGGTCAAACTCCAAGATGGACTACACTATCCTTCGCCCGACTTGGTTCGCTGATAATGCTTGGTGGGGTTTCCCAGGCCAACTTTGCATGACGGGCTGGAGAGACAACATGGCGGGAAAGAAGATGCAAGTCACTGTGACAAAAGACATTGGGAGATGGGCTGTAGAGGGTCTTGTCCGTCCTGATAGGACCAAAATCCGAAATCAAGCCCTTTCGATTGCTAGTGAGGAACTGAGCTTCAAGGACATtgatggcatcttcatcaaacaTACCGGCAATGGCGTACCTGTTTCTTACGGCCTTCTAACCCGATTCATCATCTGGAtgatcaaggatctcaacACAATGTTTGGTTTCATCGGTGAGAGACCTTATGGTGCGGATCTTGCATGGTTAAAGACTCAGTTGGAGCCTACTACGTTTGAACAATGGGTCAAGACCGACGTCCCAGGAcgcgacaacaccaaagctTGA
- a CDS encoding related to laccase 2, which translates to MGFYNVCKSLIAYTATFFSLPLHEHTGGDSEQPVLSFENDQISQNYPKFPAPNGPDSPDEDFICKYPELGNDWKSCSTPENRHCWLKSSDGHNFSIHTDYETMYPPGVLREYWLVVDNKTINGDGIDNPYGKVFNQTYPGPWIKACWGDLIRVHVTNKLRYNGTTVHWHGIRQNGTMEMDGVNGVTQCPIAPEDTFTYEFRALQYGSSWYHSHYSLQYADGLAGPITIFGPSSAHYDEAKDPILITDWNHRSAFQEWERELTGVPTRPEMNSILMNGIGNFAGSFPRERYNITVTKGKKYLLRIINTSVDTTFLFGIDNHYFEVMSSDFVPIHPYTVDHILVGIGQRYHVVLHAKPRNDTKFPASNNGNYWIRTVAADGCKGFEDGNEPDERQGILRYQPVSTEVPQTWRDNWTKDCTDEKYENLKPILPWSIPTVKLDERDRSKDLELGIEKVKDRPHAGDRFSWWAFGERPLWLDFSNPTITLLEERKEWPDDYVIVPAENRDGWVYLVITAPSLDRIGTNKTFRSLAHPLHLHGHDFALLAQGTNSSQINDPNNPVTLKFDNPPRRDVALIPAGGYLIVAFKADNPGSWLFHCHIAWHASSGLALQIMEREEDLRKMMTSEKLKQVNDGCKKWKDWYGDRNNHWNPVGIFQDDSGV; encoded by the exons ATGGGTTTCTACAACGTGTGCAAGTCGTTAATCGCCTACACCGCCACCTTCTTCTCACTTCCACTTCACGAGCATACCGGAGGTGACTCTGAGCAGCCTGTTCTATCTTTCGAAAATGACCAGATCTCGCAAAATTATCCAAAGTTCCCAGCACCAAATGGCCCCGATTCACCAGACGAAGACTTTATTTGCAAGTATCCCGAGCTTGGAAATGACTGGAAGTCATGTTCTACTCCAGAGAACCGTCACTGCTGGCTGAAGAGCTCAGATGGACACAATTTCAGTATTCATACTGACTATGAGACTATGTATCCGCCTGGAGTGCTTCGAGAG TATTGGCTTGTAGTTGATAACAAGACCATCAACGGCGACGGCATCGATAATCCGTATGGAAAGGTCTTCAACCAAACCTACCCCGGCCCGTGGATCAAAGCCTGTTGGGGTGATCTTATCAGAGTCCACGTCACAAATAAATTGCGATATAACGGCACCACGGTTCATTGGCATGGCATTAGGCAGAACGGAAccatggagatggatggtGTCAATGGCGTCACCCAATGCCCCATTGCCCCCGAAGATACCTTCACATATGAGTTTCGTGCCCTTCAGTATGgctcttcttggtatcatAGTCACTACTCTCTACAATACGCCGACGGTCTCGCAGGACCCATAACTATCTTTGGGCCTTCGTCGGCTCACTATGATGAAGCGAAGGATCCTATTCTTATTACGGATTGGAACCATCGAAGTGCTTTTCAGGAGTGGGAGAGAGAACTAACGGGTGTTCCTACTCGCCCTGAGATGAATAGCATATTAATGAATGGAATTG GAAACTTTGCTGGCAGCTTTCCACGGGAACGCTACAACATAACCGTAACAAAG GGCAAGAAATACCTCCTTCGTATCATCAACACATCTGTTGATACTACGTTCCTGTTCGGTATCGATAATCATTATTTTGAGGTCATGAGCTCCGACTTTGTCCCCATTCACCCTTATACAGTAGACCATATCCTCGTCGGGATTG GCCAAAGATACCACGTTGTTCTTCATGCCAAACCTAGAAACGACACCAAATTCCCTGCATCAAATAACGGAAACTACTGGATTCGTACCGTTGCGGCAGATGGCTGCAAAGGGTTTGAAGATGGTAACGAGCCTGATGAGCGGCAAGGTATCCTTAGATATCAGCCTGTGAGCACAGAGGTACCCCAGACCTGGAGAGACAACTGGACCAAAGACTGCACCGACGAGAAGTATGAGAACTTGAAACCCATCCTTCCATGGTCAATTCCTACTGTCAAACTTGACGAGA GAGATAGGAGTAAGGATCTTGAACTTGGGATAGAAAAAGTGAAGGATAGACCACACGCTGGAGACAGATTTAGCTGGTGGGCTTTCGGCGAGCGACCTCTTTGGCTGGACTTCTCGAATCCAACCATCACCCTActagaggaaagaaaagaatggCCTGACGATTATGTGATTGTTCCCGCAGAGAACAGGGACGGTTGGGTCTATCTCGTCATCACGGCTCCATCGCTTGATCGTATTGGCACCAACAAGACCTTCAGGTCTCTTGCACATCCG CTACATCTACACGGGCACGACTTTGCCCTGCTTGCCCAAGGCACAAATTCTTCGCAGATAAATGACCCAAACAACCCCGTCACTCTCAAATTCGACAATCCACCCCGACGTGACGTTGCACTGATACCGGCCGGAGGTTACCTTATAGTTGCCTTCAAGGCTGACAACCCTGGCTCTTGGCTGTTCCACTGCCATATTGCCTGGCACGCTTCAAGTGGTTTGGCACTACAGATCATGGAACGTGAAGAGGAtctgaggaagatgatgacttcggagaagctgaagcaggTCAACGATGGGTGTAAGAAGTGGAAAGATTGGTATGGCGACCGGAATAATCACTGGAACCCTGTTGGTATATTCCAAGACGATTCTGGCGTTTGA
- a CDS encoding related to phenylacetaldoxime dehydratase family protein, with the protein MSCPARKYALRKPQGHKLPIPRWHLALPDDVTHVCTAYIGVQVQSDTEDADIARNKATDTIQAWLNSDAGPEAYETFAVIDGCDVQESTIWVLYWSDKTEYEKRLDDISLNSIHAQLPETGRASVGIWREAFITELSRLETNYSGLDYLPGLAKLPGASFPEHELSAYWGAARDRIPSSAFDLFPPSKPNLPVTIPSGVGQYLIGTNDENVAHIRSGQFWENCGQQEADSYNKRLEPTLHSGLRYLWDNSPDTGALGLRYLRNQDPSVEEPRPRKESCGAGFFTNLEALEVWAKSHRSHLAIYRGALTHYKTFGDDRKFRTWHEVSILRAGDARFEYLNCVPKTGVIQGVTLKAESIQQKV; encoded by the coding sequence ATGTCGTGTCCAGCGCGTAAATATGCCCTCCGCAAACCCCAAGGCCACAAGCTTCCGATCCCACGATGGCACCTCGCCCTCCCAGATGATGTCACCCATGTCTGCACCGCGTATATCGGGGTACAGGTACAATCTGATACTGAAGACGCTGATATCGCTCGAAACAAAGCTACTGATACTATTCAAGCATGGCTGAATAGCGATGCTGGGCCAGAGGCATATGAGACATTCGCGGTCATTGATGGATGTGATGTCCAAGAATCGACCATATGGGTGCTTTACTGGTCAGACAAGACCGAATATGAGAAAAGGCTCGATGACATCTCACTGAACTCCATCCACGCTCAACTACCGGAAACAGGCCGTGCCTCAGTGGGCATCTGGCGAGAGGCCTTCATCACAGAGCTTTCCCGTCTCGAGACCAATTACTCGGGCCTCGACTATCTCCCTGGTCTCGCAAAACTCCCCGGCGCAAGCTTTCCAGAACATGAGCTCTCAGCGTACTGGGGCGCAGCAAGAGACAGAATCCCCTCGTCTGCCTTCGATCTCTTCCCTCCATCAAAGCCGAACCTGCCAGTCACCATTCCTTCGGGTGTTGGCCAATACCTCATCGGAACAAATGACGAGAACGTAGCTCATATCCGATCAGGACAGTTTTGGGAGAACTGCGGGCAACAGGAAGCAGACTCTTACAACAAAAGGCTTGAACCCACTCTCCACTCTGGCCTGCGATATCTTTGGGATAATTCACCCGATACAGGTGCTTTGGGACTACGATATCTCAGAAATCAAGACCCTTCAGTTGAGGAACCTCGGCCTCGAAAAGAATCATGCGGTGCTGGCTTCTTCACGAACCTCGAAGCCCTTGAAGTTTGGGCAAAGAGCCACAGGTCTCATCTGGCTATATACCGCGGTGCACTAACTCACTACAAGACCTTTGGGGATGACAGAAAATTCCGAACGTGGCATGAAGTCTCTATTCTGAGAGCAGGAGATGCCCGATTTGAGTATCTGAATTGTGTGCCTAAAACAGGTGTGATTCAAGGCGTTACTCTCAAGGCAGAGAGTATCCAGCAGAAAGTTTGA
- a CDS encoding probable phosphatidylinositol/phosphatidylcholine transfer protein SEC14, protein MDLNPKYDNYDFPIKGPEKQDGHAGYLTEDQIAKLHQFRMMLESEGCTDRLDTLTLLRFLRARKFDVEAAKAMFLDTEKWRKEVKLDETVPIWDYPEKAEIGKYYTQFYHKTDKDGRPIYIETLGGIDLTAMYKITSADRMLLNLAVEYERVADPRLPACSRKAGHLLETCCTIMDLKGVSITKVPQVYSYVRQASVISQNYYPERLGKLYMINAPWGFSTVWSVVKGWLDPVTVSKINILGSGYKSELLKQIPAENLPKQFGGECVCEAGCENSDAGPWHDPEWARPAWWEKKQDANVIENKGSEIEEPAKAPEAAPAAEGADATQTAPAPAPAAA, encoded by the exons ATGGATCTGAACCCCAAGTACGACAACTATGATTTCCCCATCAAGGGCCCTGAGAAGCAGGATGGCCACGCCGGCTACCTCACAGAGgaccagatcgccaagcttCACCAGTTCCGCATGATGCTCGAGTCCGAAGGTTGCACTGATCGATTGGACACCTTGACGCTG CTTCGATTCCTCCGAGCGCGCAAGTTCGATGTCGAGGCCGCCAAAGCCAT GTTCTTGGATACTGAGAAATGGCGAAAGGAGGTTAAGCTTGACGAGACTGTGCCCATCTGGGACTACCccgagaaggctgagatcgGAAAGTACTACACTCAGTTCTACCACAAGACCGACAAG GATGGACGACCCATCTACATCGAGACGCTTGGAGGCATTGATCTGACCGCCATGTACAAGATCACCAGCGCTGATCGCATGCTCCTGAACCTCGCTGTCGAGTACGAGCGCGTCGCCGATCCGCGTCTTCCTGCCTGCTCCCGCAAGGCCGGCCACCTCCTCGAGACATGCTGCACCATCATGGACCTCAAGGGCGTTTCCATCACCAAGGTGCCCCAGGTCTACTCCTACGTCCGACAGGCCTCTGTCATCTCCCAGAACTACTACCCCGAGCGCCTCGGCAAGCTGTACATGATTAACGCCCCCTGGGGTTTCTCCACCGTCTGGAGTGTTGTCAAGGGCTGGCTCGACCCCGTCACCGtctccaagatcaacattcTCGGCTCTGGATACAAGAGtgagctcctcaagcagATCCCCGCCGAGAACCTCCCCAAGCAGTTCGGTGGCGAGTGTGTGTGCGAAGCTGGCTGTGAGAACAGCGATGCTGGTCCTTGGCACGACCCTGAGTGGGCTCGTCCCGCCTGgtgggagaagaagcaggatgCCAACGTCATCGAGAACAAGGGAtctgagattgaggagcCCGCAAAGGCTCCCGAGGCTGCTCCAGCTGCCGAGGGTGCTGATGCTACCCAGACTGCTCCTGCCCCTGCCCCTGCTGCCGCTTAA
- a CDS encoding probable Putative glutathione-dependent formaldehyde-activating enzyme: MASSSNRNIISKNKTPIAVAAALVSAAAVITSIYRSVTSKMSHNLHPSLKNGITKGSPNFSGGKLRCKCSSNPVEVTLSGQVAHNHACGCSKCWKPEGALFSVVAVIPRDQLQVTANGDKLTIVDKSAAIQRNACRDCGVHLFGRIENDHPFKGLDFVHVELSDEKGWQEPQFAAFVSSIIEQGFPADKANEVRQQFKDLGLESYDALSPPLMDAIASWTAAKSKI, translated from the coding sequence ATGGCTTCATCCTCTAATCgaaacatcatctccaagaacaaAACTCCCATCGCCGTCGCCGCCGCCCTAGTATCAGCTGCTGCAGTAATCACTTCCATCTACCGTTCAGTAACCTCCAAGATGTCTCACAACCTCCACCCCAGCCTCAAGAACGGCATCACCAAGGGTTCTCCCAACTTCTCTGGTGGCAAGCTTCGCTGCAAGTGCTCCTCCAACCCTGTCGAGGTCACCCTCAGCGGCCAGGTCGCTCACAACCACGCCTGCGGATGCTCCAAGTGCTGGAAGCCCGAGGGTGCTCTCTTCTCCGTCGTCGCTGTCATCCCCCGCGACCAGCTCCAGGTCACTGCCAACGGTGACAAGCTCACTATTGTTGACAAGAGCGCTGCTATTCAGCGAAACGCCTGCCGTGACTGCGGTGTCCACCTGTTTGGTCGCATTGAGAACGATCACCCCTTCAAGGGTCTCGACTTTGTCCACGTTGAGCTCTCTGATGAAAAGGGCTGGCAAGAGCCTCAGTTCGCCGCCTTTGtctcttccatcatcgagCAGGGCTTCCCTGCCGATAAGGCCAACGAGGTTCGACAGCAGTTCAAGGATCTTGGCCTCGAGTCCTATGATGCTCTGTCTCCCCCTCTGATGGACGCCATCGCCTCTTGGACCGccgccaagtccaagatctAA